CTGCTGTGAATGGTCCTTTGATCCGCATGCTCTGTGGCACTGCTGTTACTTGCAGCATCTGTAAGCGAGGCAGATTCATCCCTTGACCTTTCGGTTACCATCATAGGTAGACTGTACGTATATTCACACCCGTACGGGGTCGCCACAATGAATGAATCCCAATGGTGGTTCCAAACATGTCATTGGAAAAAAGGCGACGTATATTCGTCACTCGCTAGTTATACCCAGACCCAGCCCGGCAGGACCAAACAAAACGCAACAAAACAAAAAGTCGCGCCCGAACCAAAACAACGACcaaccggccggccggccagtgTAACTGCGTGTGTGCATGTGTTCGTTTGTGTCTTGACtccgtgccgctgccgccgccgccgttgtgTCCCGCCGAACCCCCTCGAGTGCCGTCTCTCCCCGTACGCGCCAATATgcgcaaggccatcatcTGCTTGCCCGCCCTGTGTGCCTGTatgcctgtctgcctgtctgcctgtctgcctgtctgcctgtctgcctgtctgcctctCGCTCGAGTTTCGCGGCGCAAacgggtggcggcgaggggcaaGTACAAACAAAGAACAACAAAGGCACAGCACGAAGCGGAAGCACTAGATCGCAAGGAGGGAAAGAGAAACAACATACAAGAAACGGAGAAAACAGAAAGGAGCCGAAGCCAGTCGCAAAAACCACGGAACCCCTGGACCGAAGGGGAGCGAAAACAACAAGGAAAGAGTTCTGGAGCGCGGAAGCGCCacccaccagccagcccatgaTAGCCCAACGCATCAGTGTCGAGAACCCGTTTTGCGGGGCATTGCTCGAGACGAGCGGCCATGTctgccgccatgggcatgtCACGCGTCACCACTGGTAGCGAAATGGTGGGTGGGtagcgcggccggcgtccaGAAACAATGCACAGAGGGGTTGTAGCCCAGAAAGGAGAACCAAGAAATCAAAAACGCCAGAGACGCTGTTCCCAGCCGCTCTCACCGACCAGAAAACGTGGAGAACCCAGCGCCATGCTAAACCAACCAACCAGTAAAAAACAAAAAGAGAAACTGaacaaggagaagcaggtACATCCTGAAATAGACGAGGGAGCAAGCATTATTATGCCCAGCAGGTATCTGCCTGAGGGGTGGTGAACGGGCAGGCAGAGGGGAGGTcgatggcgggcgagccaGTTCACATGGCGGCTTCAAAGGACGCATCAGCTGGCCTCGTCTGGGGCCCGACAGTCGGGCATGTTTGTTGAGAAACAGACCAGGCCTTGAACACCCGCAGGCGGCGGTACCGACGCGGTCGGGCGATCTGGCGATACTGACAGCAGACGTCGCGGACGATAAGGCAGGGCCACGGAGCAATGTGCCTAAATCTCCATCCGCCCCGCAATATCTTCGCTCATCAGTCTGTCGTGGCCATTATCGAGCATGTggacatcgtcatcgtcaaagTCCACcacatcttcctcgtccaggTCTTCCACGTAGTCGTCATCGGAGAAGGTCACTaggtcgccgtcctcgcctcggTTCCAGAacaggccgtcgtcgtgctgctcctcgtcgtcctcaaaAGGCGGCACCAGCTCAGCGTCTCGATCGCCGAGCCAATACTTAGCGCGCTTCGTGGCCCCGTCTGAGTCGATGTCGGTCGTCCGTTTATGTTGGCCCAGCTTCATCGGCCGCAGGGTAGGGCTCGTCGACGAAATGACGGGGACGACGCGGACGTAGAGATATGCCACCCGCTTCAGTGCGCGGTTGAAGAAGAAATAGTGCACGGCCCAGATGGCActctcatcctcctcgaACGGATCCGGGTCGGGATGGTAGCTGAAGATTGTGCATTCGTTGAGTCGCATCTCCTTGTCGATGAGGGACCAGCATTGCGGACCCCACACAGATGTCAAATCGCTACCGAGCGAGGAGTCATACGAGGATCCAGCTTCGAAGCCGGGGCGCACGTTTTGCAGAATCGAATCGAGGTTGATCATGACTCGTCGCAGGTTTCGCTCGCGCTTGAAATCGCCGGGCCGCAGGACGTGAGAAAAGTCGTAATGGGGATGGCTCGCGTTCAACGTCGCAATCAGGTACGCAAAGGTGCGACGACTTGACAGTTCGGACAGAGGCCCAAACGCACTCGACGTCGAGAACATTTGCATGCCCGGGGATGTCGCCAACATGTGCTCGCGATCGGGGGGTGAGAGGCTGGCGCCCAGCTTCAGCAGTGCGGCATGCTGAGAGCTGAGGTCCTTGTCGATGTTCTTGTACAGCTTCTTGTCGGAGCCCGTCGACTTTGTCGTGTACAGATCGCAGCCGCCGGTAACGTTGCAATCGGGAGTGTTGAAGTTGAGCGCGCTCGTGACGGCTTCAAAGTCGTGCACCGGGAGGTACTGTTCGGTAAGAATACCGCGTCAGCGTCCAGTCGGCCTTGGGCAACGTCGACAGCAAACGCGCGCCGAGACGGCGGGGACTGGGGGAATCGGCAGACCTTCATGTTGGGAAATGCGACGCGCGAGTGCGACAGGGAGCCGTTAGATGAAGATGGGGAGGGAGTGCGTTGACCGAACGACGCTGATTTGATGGATGATATTCTGGTGAATGCGCCGCGCAATCGCTGCGTTGAGAAAGTCGCCGTGAGACGGAatcggcgggcgcgggtggaggcggagagggcggATACGCGCAAGCGTCGCGAATGTTCGCGGGAAGCGGGATCGGAGTTGTGAAGTGCCCAGACTGGCGCCGAAGCAATGGCCAAGCCGGTTCTTGATCCTCGACAGGCGGCACGGGCGTTTCGTGTCTTATCGTGTATGTGCTCCGAGATGGGGAGGCGCGTCTGCCGGGATGCGTCGCTTGCGAGCGAGTGCGGAGACTCGGATGCGATCAAAGACCCTATCGTTAATCCAGGTGGCGGTCAACAAACAGCTAGACAAGAATGTCTAGCAGCGAGGGTCGGCAGGCATTGCTGTGCTTTGCGTGAGTGACGAAGGGGGTGGTTgtgacggtgatggtgacAGTGGAACGAGGATCCGGGGGAGGAAGTGGGGGAAGGCGGCATGCGCTGGAACACGGGCTCGGGCTGGACGTGACGAGCGGTGCGAAGACGGATCCGATAGAGTTGTTGCGACACaccagctggctggcagaCCTCACCTCAGctgaggggggggggccaagtGCCGTCACTATCAGGAGCAGACACAGCGCACCGCCCGGAACTGATAGCGCGGCATGACCAACCCAGCCCAGGGTGGTACGTAGAGACGGGGAGgtggtggggaggggagagcgAGCACCTCATCCGGCTTCTTCCCTCCCATTGGAAGCCTCCACTGGTTTGATCAGTGGGCCGCCACCCGGTGTGGGCGGCCACCACACTAACAACGGCGACGCAATGGGAGAGGGGGATCAAGGGGGGGGTCCCCATCCTCGCTCGGTGCAGTGcaggcagcgtcgccgtggcctctgcgccgcccacccgcaATGTCAGCGTCACTCACTCACAACGAGCCGTCCGTCAAGTGCCGGATTGGTCCGGCCctgcgctggcggcgcaacCCTCGCACGGACGAATGGGGGTTCGGCGCGCTGCCACGAGCTGGCTCCGTcgcgtctcgccgtcgcctgtGGTGCCGACGCAGAGACTGCAATTGTTTCGTCGTCAGAGCCATTCGTTTCGTCACGTCGATCCCTCTGCAGGCCATCAGTGTTTTTTCTCCCTTGGTTGCGCGGGCGAACCAAGCCCGCTTGGCGCGCCTCCTTCTTCAGATAACACCCGAGTGCtccatgctgctgctgttcggACGCGCTGTGTGTGTATGAGGAagtggcgacgatgctccCCAACCGGGGCCAGTGCTTCCCAAAAGCAAAATAGGACGCCATGTCTGGCTGGTCTCTTGATATGATAAAGGACGGTGTTCCATCCTCAAAGATCTACGTAATGACACAAAGCCAACCGGTGCTGCCTCGCCAAAGACTGTCCGTCCAGCGCCGTCATCCTTTGTGTTCCTCTCTTCCCATCGAAGAGATGCTCAGTTGCCTGAGGCTTGTTTGCTTCATATGATTCCATTCTGTTCAAGGACTCGTGCGAAGTCGTCGTGCACCTGTCAAAGCGTTTCGTCAATGCCAAATCTCCAAGCCGGTCAAtgttcctcgtcggcgacgccgctccccccccAAGACAACAATGTGGTAGGTGTTCGGGACATATTGCGCTAATTCGTCAAGAGCGCGCAAACAGGGACCGTTGACTCCAGAGCGCGGGCCAACCACATCGGTAGAGGCCTCGGCGCTTCGTCTACAAAATAAAtttggcggcctcgtcgtcgaactTGACAAAACAGAATCCAGCGTCAGCCACAACTCGGGCGGTCGCGAGCGGAAGCGCAACAGGTTCGGGGTCCCCGCCAAGGGAGCGCCATGCCAGGCGAAGGGCGAGACAAGACGGAAAGGAGACTCACCTCCATATCTTCTAGGGAGTCCTGCTGCCCTATGCATCGTAAAACATTCTTTTTGCTGCTCTCCTGCAATTCGCCCGCcaggaggagctcgtcgagaaTGTAGTATGCCTTGGTAAAGGAGAAGATGATGTCCAGCTCGCACACGTTTCCGTAGTACTTGTCCATCTGCTCGACGTATCGATGGATAATTTCGAGTGTAATGAGTTCGTTGTCGTCGGACGAGCAGCcggcgatgaagaagagcGAGGCATATCGGCGGTAAACAATCTTGGTATCTGCAATCCGCGTCGGCACGCATCAGCAACAGAGCTCCCCAATCGCCTGACACGTCCTCGAGGTAGCAATCTGACCTTTATACTCGAGAAAATTGCACATGCGGGTgcggcgcgcgaggaccAGCTGCGACACGTCCTTGACAATtttggccttgtccttggggGACAGGGTTGTGAACCATTTCGCCAGGCGCTGGATCAAACGCTCGTCAGTTCCGGGAGTCGCGGGGGGGTCCGGGAGCTTCGAGGCAACAAACCACTTTACCCTGGCGGGACAGCAGAATCAAGTATCTAGCCAGCTGTCAGCAGGGCGTGGCGTTGAATGGGGAGGAAGGGGTTCGTCATACTGgatcgccatggcgacgacggcatcacaTCACCGAGCAAGAGCAAGGCTTGGGATGCAGATGCGTGGTAGCGGGAGCGGGATCAGGAGGCAAAGGAAACCCTGAGCAGGAGGGGCTGGTTGTCGATATGCGAGAATGTCTGTCTGTGTCGAGGCCGGGGTAAAATTGGCTGGTCGGTGACGAGCCCACACGTCCAGTCGTCGGTGGTGTCCACCCCAcctgggagggagggcaaCCAGGAAGGCACCCAGGAGCCCAGGCACGCGACTACCAGACCTGCCAGACCTGCCTAGTACCTAGGGGGTAGTTACTGCCCGCACGGGGTTCGAGCTGgagcacgcccgcccgctgtcGTTGCCGGCTGGGGTCCCCAGCGTTAGTAACCTGGTAAGGTACCGTAGGTTCCCGGGCCACCTTTCAGgctactactaggtaccttacctacctagtaaGTACTAAGACGGCTCTGGAGGCCACGGGGCGCCTCGTCCCCCATGTGTCCCTACCGTATACTCCGTAAAGCTGCCAGCGATGCGCACCTTTGACGTGGTTGGCGGAGCCGTTTCTCCGACGCTCGCAAGACACCATCATCAGTTCCACAGCAGGTCAGCAGCCAGTGGCGGGGAGCACTCAATCTCAGACCGCAGAGGCCTGCCTACCTTGGCCAGCGCAGCATGCGGCGGACGGGCACACTGCAGCACAGCGCACCTTGGGCTCCAGCAATGACTGTGCGCCCCAGGCCACCGAATGTGAGCGCAGGACATCCACCCCACCATCGCCTTACGGCGGCTTGTGTGACCCCGCACCCTCCACTGCTTGCAATGATTGCACCATCGCAGCCATGTCACGGCGCCTTTTCCCAACCAACGACATCTGCCATATGGAGGAAGTCGGTCGCCGTCCGCCGTGGCGTGCAACGCGTCGGGTATCTATGAGTAGCAGGAGGCAAAACTCGCCGTGCAGGGGCTTATCTTCGCCATTCCAGAACTACTTTCTATGACTACACAAGTGGGCGGAGTAGGCCGCCGtaaccaaaaaaaaaagtcaaTGACAACCGGCTGTCTCATTGaaaagcggcggcgctcccGGATGTCGCCATCCCTTCCTTGGGTCgcaagagagagaaaaaaaggtGGCCCTCTTCCACTCACCAACGGTCGGTTCATCAATATATACTATATTGTCTGCTACCGCGGCCTGTCGCCCTCCATATTCAGCACATCGCTCGGATCGTCGGCCTGTCGTCGCGCTCATCGCCCGTACCCCTCGGCATCTCAAAACGGGCCGTCGCACCTGCAAGTGCTGGTAATCCGGCAATCCGCCCGCGGTTTTCGGCGTTTCCAGCGTCGCCATTACTAATACGCCGGCCCGCTTCACTGCGCGACAAAAAGGCGCGCTGAAATagacgggacgggacctCTGACAGGCGCCCTTCCCCAGTCTGCCGGGCGTCAAGATCCGGCCCGGTCTTCAAGCAAGCACGCACCCGGGTACTAAGTTAGTGGACTGTGTGGCTTTCCCCAAGATTTGGCACTAAAAAGTCGGAGCATCGCGCGGCCGGCTTTCTCGACTCGCCCACGGTCGCCATCCAATCTACACCAACTCGACTCTATCGTCACCTCTACTCGACGAGAAACCAGAAGAAAAATCCAAAGGGAGTGTTTCTCCGCCTACGTCAGCACGCGCCGACTCAGCTCGGTTTCAGCGGCCCCCGCCATGACGAGACTCATCCTATCCACGGGGTTCGTGTTACCCTTCCTTGTCATTGCGTCGCTGCAgcaaagaaagaaaaaaaaaatgcgACCGCAGCAGACCGGAGCCAACCGGACTGACCCTGCATTTTGGCATTGCATGTCTTAGCTAACCTGCCTCGGAATCCTTGCAGCAATGTCATGTCCGCCGGCCCATCCATCATTCGCAAGTCCGGCAGCGCAACCCGTTCCAATCTCGAGCTCGTCAACTCGCTGCGCGAGCAttttgtcgccgcccgctacGACTACGCCGTCCAGGCGAACAACACCAACGGCAATGGGCTGAccaacggcggccacgagaaCGGCAATGGCCTCTCCAACGGCcacagcaacggcaacggccatGGTGGCAGGCGCTCAGCTTCGCCGCCACAAACGCCCGTCGATGTATGGACCGAGCGAGACGGCAAGGCGCTTTTCATTCCTCGCATCAACTGGcaggcggccggcctgcacgaggaagccggcgaTTATGAGATCACAGTAAAGctgttcctcctccccgACACGCCCGTCGCCAAGCGGGAACAATACATCcacgaggcgctcgccctcgtcagcaAGGAGCTCGGTGTCCACACCATCGACCTGCTTGTCGTGTCCTTCCCGGGAATGTCCTTTGAGGGTAACTGCGAGTGGGAGGCCGACAAGATCAACGCTCAGCAGGGCAATCTCGAGGAAGAGCTGGCGACGTGGAcagtcgtcgaggagctgcatCGCAAGGGCGTCGCCAAGCGGCTTGGTGTCGCCGAGTTCGGCAGCGAGAAGTTGGCTGCCTTCATCAAGCGGACCACTGTCGCACCCGTCGTCGATCAGATCAACCTGCGCGACTGCTGCAGTGTCCCTCCGCCACTGaagaagctggccgaggagaagggtGTCGAGCTCAACGTGCACATTGACTGTACGGATATCCTGCCTCGTGGTACCCTGCGGGAGCTCCTGAGTCACGGCCCGCAGGGCGCAGgcgtgctcgccgacgcagccGACAGCGGCCCGGGACTGCAAGGCGAGATCGTTCCGGAGTGGGTGGTCCGGTACATGGCGTTTGTACGAGACCGAGGCGTCATTGAGAACAAGGGGTACTTTGCTGGTGCCGAGCTGCTTCAAGCATAGACGGGACGTTACGATGCAGGCAGACCTCATGTGATGGAGGTAGTTGGATACCACGATGGGCGGCAGCACTGGGGCAACTCAGCCGCATGCTGATTTGACGGCTTTTGGTTGATTTGGGATAGCGAGCATCATGACCCGGCGGGCTACTTTCATCGTTGCGCAAGTAATACAGGCGACAAGGGATTATAGCAGTATGAGACGGGTTTCATTATTGTCATTTTTTTTATTGCTGTTTCTCTTTCCGTTATCCGACCATGCTTCGTTTCCTTCCTCTCATCCTcacgtcctcgagcttcttgagtACCACTGGAGCTTGCTTAAAAGACTCTCTGTACTCTTCCAAGACCTCCTTGAATATACACTCGGCGCGTGGGTGTGTGCTGCCAAACGCGCGCTCTAAGACATACAAGTCGACAGCGCGGTCCTCGTCCtggatgctgccgctggcgagaCCGAGGTCGATGATGACAATCTCACCATGCAGGACGTGACCTTGCGGCTGATTGTCCTTGACGTCGATCCCgctccacgacggcgccagcaTCATGTTGCTCGTGGTGAGATCGCCGTGGACGATGCCAATTTTGTGCATCttgcccacggcggcgccgatgcggcgCATGAGGCTCCTgagcggctcgtcggcctcgatgccctcgctcCTGCTGCCCAGCCACTCGTTGATGTTGGCGCGCACCGGCGTGCCGTGAATCCACTCGAGCATCAACCacccggcggcctcgtcgacggcgtagACGGTAGGCACGCGGACGCCGTCACGGCGGCACTTGGCGAGGATGCGGGCCTCGGACAGGATGCGGTGCTTGGTCAGGCGCTGGTCGAGGGTCGGGTGCCGCCAGGGCTTGGGCGGGCGGTACTTGAGCGCGCAGGGCAGGTCGGGCTGGAGGTACGTCGTCTTGTAgaggcggccctcggcgccttgggtgatgagcgacggcggggtcGAGGCGGGGTGCTCGAGGATCGGGGGCAGCGGGAACGGCTGCGCTCCGTCGGGGGCCGCTGCcggtgcggccgccgtggcggaggGAGCCATGGCGTTTCACACGAGCGCGCGGGCTGCtagagggcggcgtcggcgtgtGGTCTGGAACGAGGAACGAGGAACGTTGATGAATCGGACACACGCTTTCGCGGTGCGTCGAGACTTTTTGGGCGGTGGACGGGGAGAATGCAGGTTACGTCGGTCGATGGCCGGGTTGGAGGGGCCAGGCAAGGTGGGGGCGGGCCTCGCTGAATCGACTTGACAAGACAAGCCACCCCGACCTGGACGGGATCAGAGGCTGGAAGTTTGTTGGGGCCGCTGAATACCTAGATCATGGatggccaccaccgcctcacCGTACCAGGGCGTGGGGCCACCTCGAAGCGCCCGCCAGCGAAAGTCAAACAGCCACTGGACGGACGGCTTCGGGCCGCGCGACTGCTGCCCCTCCAGTGCCCGTCTGTCTCCCCGAGACGCTGTGTCGACTCCGTCCACGGCCCCCTCACATACTACCGCAGGATCCTCTCTTCGTAGACGCACGCACATGTGAAATCGACACGCACGGCATCCATCGATTCCCGATGGCTAGGCCAAGCcaccctcggcgcggcggcggggagcaCCTACACACATggagcttggccgcctcccgtcATCGGGGCCGCCGAGTCTCTGGCCGTGGGCTGGCTTCCTTCCTCAAGTTCCAAGTCAGgtcccgtcctcgtcaggccggccgccatgtgacgccgccagcgctgGCCTACTCCTGCTAGGCCGCCTGCACCTCTCAGTTCCTGCAGGGGCGCGAGCGCGTACAAGGATCCGGTGGCTGGGGAAGACTGGCCCCGACAGCGGCAAGCGTGGCGTGGTCCCATCGTCCGTCTGGACTTCTGCAGGGCCAAGCGGGTCGACTGCACACGCAGCAGGTGGTAGTAACGTTATTACTAGTAATGAGGACTCGGCGGACAAGTTAGGTGAGCCGGTTCTCGGGTGCGCGTTCGTGTGTACGTAGCAGGTGGCCGTGATGGACCCTTGTCTAGCACTCTTGCCCAGTGGCGGCCCAATGGCGCACGCGAACACCTCTCCTCCTGCCTCCTCCCCGACCAaccgtcgtcatcgctgcgtcgcctcactcactcactcactctctctctcactacctcctgcctctcctcctctcgcTGCATGGCCTTGGGTTGTGCTGTGCTACGTCGCCACCCATACAAAGCCGACGTGCTCTGCGTGCTCCCTCCCGCTGCCGTCCTACCAGACCATGACacgaagccgccgctgcgaaCTCAACACCATCTGCGCCGCTCCATAGACCCTTCTCCCCCGCCCGCTCTGGCATCGCCGcaccccccctttccccagccagccagtctgCCATGGCCGAGTCGGGCTGGCTCCAATGGGCCATCATCCTCGTGTTGACCGCACTCGTCCTCTCCgtggtcgtcatcgcccaAATCGTGTCGGCCTACTCGTCGGCGTACCTGGCTGCGCCGCAGGAGGTGGCTAccttcatcgacgccgtcgacttcTCCATCCAGGAGAATGAGAGCTAcgaccgcgacgtcgccaaggTGCAGCGCCTGGAGGACaagctgcgcctcggccgcctgctgcgcgagatTCAAAAGGGAGGCGacgacctgcgcgaggagctcaacGCCTTGCTCGTCGCTGAGGGAggcacggcgctgcgcaCGAGCGCGCGGCTGCTTTGGGCCTcgaagcgcgccgagctTGAGGACCGGGTGCGCAGGCTGGACCTGATACGGATGCGCTTCCTGGTCGTCTACATGGGCATCATCACGTCCATCGCAGAcaagcagccgccgcctgcgccgccgctgccacgggACCCGGAGAAGATCGCCGCCTTCAACATGCCCATGAAGCCCAAGCTGCAAAAGTCTTTCACCGACAGCATCGCCAAGCGCCCACCGCTCCGGCGGCTAACGACGCAGGCCATCGGCCACCAGGAGAACGTCGCCACCCCGCATAGGAAGGGCTgggccggcgtcgtcgaggagctg
Above is a genomic segment from Purpureocillium takamizusanense chromosome 2, complete sequence containing:
- the MAF1 gene encoding RNA polymerase III-inhibiting protein maf1 (EggNog:ENOG503NXHA~COG:K~BUSCO:EOG09263FKC), whose protein sequence is MAIQYLILLSRQGKVRLAKWFTTLSPKDKAKIVKDVSQLVLARRTRMCNFLEYKDTKIVYRRYASLFFIAGCSSDDNELITLEIIHRYVEQMDKYYGNVCELDIIFSFTKAYYILDELLLAGELQESSKKNVLRCIGQQDSLEDMEYLPVHDFEAVTSALNFNTPDCNVTGGCDLYTTKSTGSDKKLYKNIDKDLSSQHAALLKLGASLSPPDREHMLATSPGMQMFSTSSAFGPLSELSSRRTFAYLIATLNASHPHYDFSHVLRPGDFKRERNLRRVMINLDSILQNVRPGFEAGSSYDSSLGSDLTSVWGPQCWSLIDKEMRLNECTIFSYHPDPDPFEEDESAIWAVHYFFFNRALKRVAYLYVRVVPVISSTSPTLRPMKLGQHKRTTDIDSDGATKRAKYWLGDRDAELVPPFEDDEEQHDDGLFWNRGEDGDLVTFSDDDYVEDLDEEDVVDFDDDDVHMLDNGHDRLMSEDIAGRMEI
- a CDS encoding uncharacterized protein (COG:E~EggNog:ENOG503NXMX) yields the protein MTRLILSTGNVMSAGPSIIRKSGSATRSNLELVNSLREHFVAARYDYAVQANNTNGNGLTNGGHENGNGLSNGHSNGNGHGGRRSASPPQTPVDVWTERDGKALFIPRINWQAAGLHEEAGDYEITVKLFLLPDTPVAKREQYIHEALALVSKELGVHTIDLLVVSFPGMSFEGNCEWEADKINAQQGNLEEELATWTVVEELHRKGVAKRLGVAEFGSEKLAAFIKRTTVAPVVDQINLRDCCSVPPPLKKLAEEKGVELNVHIDCTDILPRGTLRELLSHGPQGAGVLADAADSGPGLQGEIVPEWVVRYMAFVRDRGVIENKGYFAGAELLQA
- a CDS encoding uncharacterized protein (EggNog:ENOG503P2N6~TransMembrane:1 (o6-29i)), with protein sequence MAESGWLQWAIILVLTALVLSVVVIAQIVSAYSSAYLAAPQEVATFIDAVDFSIQENESYDRDVAKVQRLEDKLRLGRLLREIQKGGDDLREELNALLVAEGGTALRTSARLLWASKRAELEDRVRRLDLIRMRFLVVYMGIITSIADKQPPPAPPLPRDPEKIAAFNMPMKPKLQKSFTDSIAKRPPLRRLTTQAIGHQENVATPHRKGWAGVVEELQTSPRMQQRHASIEQSMTGSPP
- the BUD32 gene encoding Non-specific serine/threonine protein kinase (COG:T~EggNog:ENOG503NVEV), translating into MAPSATAAAPAAAPDGAQPFPLPPILEHPASTPPSLITQGAEGRLYKTTYLQPDLPCALKYRPPKPWRHPTLDQRLTKHRILSEARILAKCRRDGVRVPTVYAVDEAAGWLMLEWIHGTPVRANINEWLGSRSEGIEADEPLRSLMRRIGAAVGKMHKIGIVHGDLTTSNMMLAPSWSGIDVKDNQPQGHVLHGEIVIIDLGLASGSIQDEDRAVDLYVLERAFGSTHPRAECIFKEVLEEYRESFKQAPVVLKKLEDVRMRGRKRSMVG